A genomic region of Jaculus jaculus isolate mJacJac1 chromosome 10, mJacJac1.mat.Y.cur, whole genome shotgun sequence contains the following coding sequences:
- the Fezf1 gene encoding fez family zinc finger protein 1, whose amino-acid sequence MDSSCHNATSKMLATAPARGNVMSASKPLAFSIERIMARTPEPKALPVPHFLQGAVPKGDPKHSLHLNSSIPCMIPFVPVAYDPSAKAGVTGSEPRKTAVEAPTVPAVAPAAPAFSCGDLLNCALSLKGDLARDALPLQQYKLVRPRVVNHSSFHAMGALCYLNRGDGPCHPAAGVNIHPVASYFLSSPLHPQPKTYLAERNKLVVPAVEKYPSGVAFKDLSQAQLQHYMKESAQLLSEKIAFKASDFSRGSPNAKPKVFTCEVCGKVFNAHYNLTRHMPVHTGARPFVCKVCGKGFRQASTLCRHKIIHTQEKPHKCSQCGKAFNRSSTLNTHTRIHAGYKPFVCEFCGKGFHQKGNYKNHKLTHSGEKQFKCNICNKAFHQVYNLTFHMHTHNDKKPFTCPTCGKGFCRNFDLKKHVRKLHDSSLGLTRTPPGEPGSSDPPPPLPQPPPPATLPPLPPPLPPPGPLQPGLHQGHQ is encoded by the exons ATGGACAGTAGCTGCCACAACGCGACCTCTAAAATGCTAGCGACTGCCCCAGCCCGGGGCAACGTGATGAGCGCATCCAAGCCCCTGGCTTTCTCCATCGAGCGCATCATGGCGCGCACCCCTGAACCCAAGGCCCTGCCGGTCCCCCACTTCCTGCAGGGCGCCGTGCCTAAGGGGGACCCCAAGCACTCTCTGCATCTCAACTCGTCGATCCCCTGCATGATCCCCTTCGTGCCGGTGGCCTACGACCCGAGCGCCAAAGCCGGAGTGACGGGCTCGGAGCCGCGCAAGACGGCGGTGGAGGCCCCGACGGTGCCGGCCGTGGCGCCCGCGGCGCCCGCGTTCAGCTGCGGCGACCTGCTCAACTGCGCGCTGAGCCTCAAGGGCGACCTGGCCCGCGACGCGCTGCCACTGCAGCAGTACAAGCTGGTGAGGCCGCGCGTGGTCAACCACTCCTCGTTCCACGCCATGGGCGCCCTATGCTACCTGAACCGAGGGGACGGCCCGTGCCACCCCGCCGCCGGCGTGAACATCCACCCCGTGGCCTCCTACTTTCTCAGCTCCCCTTTGCACCCGCAGCCCAAAACATATTTAGCCGAAAGGAATAAACTGGTGGTTCCGGCGGTGGAGAAGTACCCTTCCGGGGTAGCTTTCAAAGACCTGTCCCAGGCTCAGCTGCAGCACTACATGAAAGAAAGTGCCCAGCTTTTGTCGGAAAAAATCGCCTTCAAAGCCTCGGATTTCAGTCGCGGCTCTCCTAATGCTAAACCCAAAGTTTTCACCTGCGAAGTATGCGGAAAG GTCTTTAACGCTCACTATAACTTAACCCGTCACATGCCGGTGCACACAGGAGCCAGGCCCTTCGTTTGCAAAGTGTGTGGGAAAGGGTTCCGGCAAGCCAGCACCCTTTGCCGGCACAAGATCATCCACACGCAG GAGAAGCCTCACAAGTGCAGCCAGTGCGGCAAAGCATTCAACAGGAGTTCTACCTTAAACACGCACACGCGAATCCACGCAGGGTACAAGCCCTTCGTGTGTGAATTCTGTGGCAAAGGATTTCATCAAAAAG GGAATTACAAAAACCACAAGTTGACCCACAGCGGGGAGAAGCAGTTCAAGTGCAATATCTGCAACAAGGCTTTCCACCAGGTTTACAACCTCAccttccacatgcacacccacaacgACAAGAAGCCTTTCACCTGCCCCACTTGTGGCAAGGGATTTTGCAGGAACTTTGACCTCAAGAAACACGTCCGCAAACTGCACGACAGCAGCCTGGGGCTGACCCGCACACCCCCGGGGGAGCCGGGCAGTAGTGACCCGCCGCCCCCACTTCCGCAGCCTCCACCACCAGCAACTCTGCCGCCCCTGCCGCCCCCGCTACCGCCCCCTGGGCCTCTGCAGCCTGGCCTCCACCAAGGCCACCAGTGA